The DNA segment CGGAGCGGCTGCGGCTGTGGCGGGGGCTGCGGCTGGACCAGATGCTGCTGTTTCTGCCGCGTAGACTTGACGGCCAGGATGGCCTGACGGTTCTTGTACTGCACCATCTGCAGCGTGATCTCGGCGTTCCAGCCCTGGTCCTGCGGGCACCGAAAGTCGATCTCCTTGCCCTCGGCCATCACCACAGTGAAATACATGTACTTGCCCTTGCGCTCCACGCAGTCCACGGTCTTCATGTTGGAAAAGTGCAGCTCCTTGAGCTTGACCGGCGGCTCGAGGCTGGCCACGGCGGGGCCTCCGGGCTGGGGCGCCTCGGCCGGCCCCGGCGCGGGCTGCGGCCCCTGGGGCGGCAGCTGCTTGGGCGGGATGAGCAGCAGCCCCTCCTCGGTGAGGATGCAGCACTTCTTCTTCCAGAGCTGCAGCAGCCCGTCGCTGCGCTTCTCCAGCACGCCCTCCTTCAGCGCCCTGCAGCCGCCGCTCTCCAGCATCCTGCCGGCCGCCGCGCGGGCCCGGGGCAGCAACAGCCGCGCGCCGTCCTCCCCGCGGCCGCCCGCCCGGAGTGCGCAGAGGCGGCTAGCGTGCAGGAAGCGGGGCGGCGGCGGCTTGGGGTCCCGGTAGGAGGGCGGCCGCGTCCCGACGCACTGCAAGGTCCCGGAGCCGCGAGCGGCCGCGCTCCGCCGAGCGCTCGCTGAAGGGCGCGGGCCGGACCCCCTCGCGGCGCTTTTGAACTGGCCCCCGCCCCCGCGCCGGGTGACACCCAGCGGAAAAGGCGGCTCCCGGCGCCCGCAGGGGAAGAGCCGGTCGCAGAGAAGCGCTCCGGGACCTCTccgcgcccccgcccccgccgccctcgccccgccccgccgcccgcTCGCGTCCGCGCTCAGCCGGCGGGCTGGCCAGGGGGCCGCGGCCCGGAAATCCAGCTCCTCCGCTCGCGTCGACTGCCGAGCGCGCCCCAGCTGTGCGTCGGAGCTGAGGCCTTCGCACCGGCCCACGGAGCACCGGCTGACGGCCCCGGGGGGTGAGGATGGCCCGCGCGGGCGGGTGCGGCTCCCACACCGCCGGCTCTGCGCCCGGGAGCCAGCCCGGGGCATTCGCGCCGAGTTCGCGGTCCCGGCCCAGACGCGCACGGAGGCCGGGCGTGAGGCTCTGAGCCGCGGAGGCCCCAGCACTTCACGTGAGCACTACGTGCAAAGGCCGAGAGGACACGGTGCCTCTCCACGCACGTTCGCTCACGGTCACTAACTAGCTTCCTGGGGCAGAGCGGGAGATGGTTAAATCAAGCAACAGCGCTACGGTCTGTCCTCGTTTGCAAGAGAAAGGCGATCCACTTCATACAGcacctctccctcctttcctccaccCCGGAGCGCAGGCACCAGCCCGCCTTTACCCGGGTCACAGCTCTCCAGCTTCCTTTTTAACCCAGTCATACAGCCGGCAACACCTCCCAGCAGTAACTCACCTCAAAGAATTTGGGGTGCTGAACGCCCCAGCCCCAAGGCACAGCGTGGCCTTCCAACTGGCCGGTTGGGCCTCCGCGGCCGCTCTTTGCCGACACCTAACGGGCGGGATCTGTTCTGCAATCCCGTTTATCCCCGGCTGCGTAAATGCTGTACTCACCCCTGGTTCCCTCGCACTCCCACATGTAAGTAATTTCTATAGAAATTGTAGGGAAGCAAGACAGTACAGAGCTAAACCGAAACCAAACCTCTTGGTGGGGAAATCCAGCCACTAAGTGAGCAGAACCACAACTATGCACCGACCCCGAGAAACCGAAGAATCACACCAAGAATAAACCAACGCGGACACAGCAGAGTTGGCCGAAGTGAGTGGAAAAGCTACTACTTGTACCCAAGGAGGAAAAGGGGGGAGCTTAGTCACCCACTCATTTCATGTGGCTGGAACAAAATGATAGAAGTGAGACGAGCTGTAAGAGCTGAACAAGAGTCAAACACTTGGTGTGCGAAGAAATATGAACTTGATCCCCAGGTAATGGAAAACAAAGGGTAACTTTTAAACGCAGGAGGGTCCTGAAGCTTAATCTACAAATCATGTTTTAGCGAACGGGGGACCTTCCAGCACAATCCTGAGTCCCACTGAATTGCACTTGCCCAGTTCCCGGGGCCTTCACATTAAGAAGGGCAACTATTAAAATTATGTAAGGATTTCTAGTCagattatgttaaaaaaaattctgtataccAGTGACAAACGGTACACCTAACATCTCATTCTCTCCCTGCTTCTGTAGAACAAGGGAGCATTCTAGAGAATTTCTACATGACCAGCCATTAAACAATGCCATTCGTCAGCCCATTTGGAAAAGATACTTCCTCTGAGTGTGCAATTCAGTCTCTTGAGGGCAAGCGTAGTTGGGGACATTTCAtatgtaaaaatgataaaatacaaaCTTGGCTGGgtaaaacacaagatgtaatctgGAAGGCTAAGccattttcttaggaaaaattCAGTGTTGGTGTGATCTAGCCTGTTTACCAGGATGCAACAAATGCATTCTATCTAAATTACTTCCAAATGTCTGAAGGATGAGCATGATGACTATAGACAGTTTAAAACTCAGAATTTCCAGCTGGGTATGTCACAGGAATTCTTGACTTTGTGAGCAGCTCAGAAGCAAGTCCACAATGTGCCCTCTGGCCACTGTGCATTTACTCTGGAAATCTCAGTAGTATAGGAACCTTACAAACCAGTGATGACTGTGCTCTTAATTTATTTCAGCAGTCACCACCAACTCACAAAAATGGCCATATTGTCCGTTTCTAAGACAAattcccagaaaatgaattacagGATGTAActgttcctaaaaaaatacaaatttagcTGTAGATATAATGAAAACCTCCAAGTGTCACCTAAAGTTATTGAAGTTAAAAACGATAGCGAACAAAATCATTGCTTTGGTAAATAACTTTGAAGTGGCTAATTCAAACTTCCTAACCTGGCTGGTGCATCACGTCTGCCTTTTGGACTCAGCTTTTCCCTTGGCTTCAAGGGCATCACTCTTAGTTTTTCTTCTGCCTCTGTGGTCGCTGTCCCCATCTCTTCTACAGGTTCCTCCCTGTCCCCCAGACCTTTTACTGCTGAGGTGCCCCCCAAATTGGTCCTTGGTTCTCTTTTTTATCTACTCTCACTTCTGCTTGTTGGTGTCATCCAGACTCAGCATTTTCAGTAACTTCTATATGCTGAAGATACAGATTCATACCCCCAATTTACATCCAACTGCTTGTTGCCAAAGGATACAATAAAgactactaaaataaaaaatactactaTTGCATGCCAAGCAAGAGAACACATATTGGTGAAGACATTCACTGAGTGATTCATCAGAAGAAAAGTGTGATGATGTGAAGCCATAGGAAGCGAAGTTCATAGAACTTTTGCTAATAAAAAGTTGAAAAGTAGTGCTGGGGATGGTTTAGAGCCCACAGGTTTACCAATGATTGGTAAGAAACAAATTCTGGATGAAACAGTTTCAGTAAGGATCTGGAAATGCTTAAAGTTCATGTTTTCTTTAACAGCTTTACCGGTTAGAATGGCTGTAGTACAAACCTTTGGTTTTGATATATTCCAGGCCAGTGTTACTGAAATTGTAAAATTTTCCTTTACCCTTCTCTACAGTACTATCTGGGTCCAACAGAGAACTCAAACATATGCACTCCCAAACTTATCTCCTCACCCTGATCCCTGCAGCCCCTTCTAGGTTGATCGCAATCCCATCTGTACAGTTGCTCAGGCCAGAACCTTGGAGCAGTGTTGCCCTCACACAAGCCAAGAGGCCCTTTCCCAGAGCCCTGAGCCTGAACAGTCAGAATGACATACCTGTCTGGAGCTCCTGCTCATTCTGAACAACACTCCAGGCACTCAGGATTCCAAGTCCCCTGCCTGAATGGCCTCAACTGGTCCAGGGAATGCCTTTCTACCACCAGTGTGTGCACAAGTGTAATGGTGCAGACAAGCTAGGATGTCCACACACGTGCAGACAGACCACTGCCACACAATTCAGAGCCAGGAATGGGAAGAGGTGGGACGTGGGCTGAGGATCAGCTCTGGCACTGGACTTTAACAATCTGAAATTCAAACCTGGCCTTACATGTACTTAGGAAGGTATATTTATCAAGATAGGAGCATTGGATGTATGTTCATTTAATGAAACTTTTAAACATTTAACCACTGGTGTCTCCATTATACTCCTGCCCCAGGACTGCACGTTTAGAAGCAGGCCTGCTTGCAATAATCCCTTATGATCTTTCAGTACCTAATCCACAAATTGAAGTAGGAAAATTCCATCAATTATGCCTTTAAACTACATCTATATTCTGTGCATTTCTCTCCACTTCCTTCATTGCCCTCCTGATCCAAATCACCATCATCTCTCCCTTGAATTACTGCAGTGGCCTCCGAACTTGTCTCCATGATTCTACCCTTGTTTTATAATCTCTTTTCAGTGTATCAAGTCACCCCAATTACTttttcaagtctttgctcaaatgtcatatCCTAATTATTCTAAAGTCCTAACCACCCAATTCCCCTTAATTTTCCCCACAGTAGTATGTATCACCTCTGACACACTACTGAAAAATTTCTTATGCctgttgctcctttctgttcCCCTTCCTATAGAATGTAAGCTCTTCTAGAGGGTAAGGATCACTGTTCTGATGGATCTCAATCACCTAGCACAATTCTTGGTATATAATAGGGGCTCAAcatatttagaaattttttattaaatcagAAGCCCTTATatgtcattaagaaaaaaattagtgtCTTCAAATGCTTTTTGACATTTTTCATAATGCATCCTTTTAAAAGTTTTCAAGCTGTaacaagactttaaaaaaaacttccaaaacTTGCTGTACCAAAATATATTTGGCATACTTTTTTATACTTACTCAACATGCTAGGCCTCTGAGTATTAAATGCTATTATATTCCATCGTGTTATCTAAAACAAGTCCTACCAACATTTCCTTTCTTGAGCAACATGCAACTTAGTATTATGAGGTACTGTATAAACTATCATCCTACTGACTTCTAGTAAGAGTAATCATAAGGATGAGAAACACAATAATGGAACAGAATTTCTAGTAGTTTCTCTTACTTAGCAGTAAATAGCCGAATACTCGCTTAAAAGTCCATTAATCAATACTGGGTTAAAAACATTTAACAGAACTTGTAAAGTTAGTAAATAGtgcttattttcatttataaCTTGACAGGATTATAAAATCTCTATAAACTTCCTAATTTGCAATATACAGTAGAAATTTACGGCAACGACTACTAAAGATTTGGATATAGCAAAGTTCAAATGTCTTGCAAGAAATACAGGCCAAATAACCTAGTAAAGTCAGGTCCCCATCAGTGCCTAGAGGCCCACATTCAGACTGCAATTTAGACTTCTTAGCCATTCACTCTGTCATGTCAATGGGCAGTAGTGATGCTTTATAAAGATTCTACTTTCCAAAATACTGACTTAAAAAGTTAACTTAACTCTCTTCAACTGAGCGTCTGCCAGGCGGCCTCATCTGCCACTTCACCGGTTGATGGATGATGCCGCCTAGTGGTCAGTTTGTGTAACAGCTTTGGGCAAATCAACAGCCAAGGTATCCTGGTGTTCGGGTGTGTTTAACTGTTACTGCACCCCATTTGTAGATCAAACATTATCAGCCTTTCTGTCCTGCTAACAGCCCGATTCAAGTTCTCATCCTCGTCAGCACTCAACTAATAGCTCAACCACTTGAATCCGTACTGTCCCGTGCAGCACTACCAGCCTACTCCTGAAGTGGTAGGAAACTTGTCACCTCCCAGTGTGGGAACATTCCAAGTCCTTCTGCCGACATGGAAGTCCTCCACAAAGCCCTGCTTGCCCTTACAGTTTGCATTCTCCTTCCACGCAACCCTAAGCAGGCTCTTACCCACGTGACTTGTCTTTGCTTTGCCATCTGAATCCTTTAACGTTTTGTTCCTCAAAGCACAATTCAAATCCCATTCTTTTGCCGAGTTAATTCCTTCCTCTTCATATTCCACGTGCACTCTGTCGGCAGTTAACATTCTGGATGGCAGCGTGTTCGTCCCTGTACATACTGGCAGAGGACCATGAGAGAGGCCGAGTAAGGGCTGACGGTACTCACGCTGGAGTTTAAATGTTAGTTCTAGCTGGAAATAATGTTACTCCAAACAATGTAGGCAGGCTGAGTAGACACTGAAGATGTTCAACAAGTAACTGAGTTGAGGAGTCCGGGGATCAATTACTTGTTAGAGTAATATCAACTCTGAAGTGGCATGTGAAAATGTCACGGAGCCGGGGTTTGACCGCCTTCATTTTGCCCTGAATCCAGAACACAGGCGGTACCTTTTGAGCAGGGAAAGGGAGGTAGCCCATGAACGAGGCTGAGAACCAACACTGCGGCGTCACAAAACTGACTCGGCAAATATTGACATTCTTGACTTCTGGTCTTCGAGACAGAAGCGTCAGGAATTCCACAATGGAACCCCCCAAGTGGCAGCACCGCTGAAGTTGTCTTGAGTTATTTTGAGCACTGCCCTGGCTGGAAGATCATTCaagcctgtcctccacaaaggGCCTGTCAGCACCCAACAGCCTTTCCTAGTCTACTACTCAGACTAGGTAAATGCTCCTGTTTGCAACTCATATCTGATAGCAAATCTCTCAATTTAAGGGACTTGATTCCAAGGACAACTCCGTGCCTTGCAGTCTTCTATTACAACACAGTGCAGTCTGAGAGAACACAGACATTCACTAGAGGAGGAAAAGTAGAGGCAGTGAGTACAAATTCTCCTACAAACTTGATGAAGAGGTGGTGCAATGAACTAGCTGGGTGCGTAAACGGCAAGGCCGCCTTAGAAAAGGAACATGGGATTTCTGGGCCAGTGACTAGCGCCAAGACTGCATCAGATGACAGGGCAACTGACACAAGAACATGAAGTCAAAGGGATAAACTCAAAGAATGTTTTCAGGTCCAAAAAGTGGACGTTCTATTTAGAACGGATAGAAACCATGAAATCGTTTTATGGCATGCTTCCACAGTGCCACTAAaccaatcagaaaaaacaaatcccCATGTTACAGGCAACAAAACCACCACACGACTCAGAACTGCGAACTACCTGATTTAAGGAAAACATTATTTGAATAACAAGTGGCATCTCTTAACACGTCAGAAACTAGAACAATTAGTTTTTGTTTCTAATGAGATTCCATTTACACTTCTGCTTATGTCACCATCCTGACCTCAACTATGCACATACAATTCTGGGAACCCAATCATGCACAAAAACAGTGAAAGCCTTGAACAGGACTCTAGTCAGAACTCATTTCTGGAGTGTGTTCCTAAATTAGCTTTGAGGCCTGTGTACTCATTTCTGAAACGTAGTTACTTGGCTCATGTATTCCGGGACATTCTTGCTCAAACAATCCTTTCCTAGACCGGAAGCTCTTCAGGTTATGCAGCCGATGAGGCTTGCAAGACAGCCTCCATTCTCCAATTCCTACATCTCTCAGCTTCGACTCTAGAGGTCCAGGTCTCCCCGGTACCGTTAAATATGAATCACAGACTCTTCTTTAAAGATAGGCAAGTGCCAGTCTTTTGCCTCCTTCATGCCACCTGCTGCCTAGAACCTGGACAGGACAGCTAGGAACCATAATGATCCTCAGACAATAAAGCAACTTTAAAGACAGAAGCCAAATGCCAAGAACAGCAAAGCAACAGAATGGAAGTCTTTCTGAAAACTATGGAGCTCCCATACCAAGGTCCCAAGTCCACATTTACACCTAGGAGAAATCTGTATTTAAGGTACACTGAAATTGGCTTATTATGGAGCCAACATATACGTATGCAGACTTGGGGAGGGAGTGGCAGTGAGGGAAGGATATCTGAATACTGTTTTAAAATTCAGTCCAGATTAACTGGTCTCTCAAATACTTGATATGCTGAAATCTCTAGCTCAAAGCAAGCACCCAGCTAACCACTAGGGTGTAGAGGAATATCTGCAGAGAAGCTAGTGCAGATGCCtctgggaggggtgggagaacaGGCAGAGGCCAGACAGGCTCTATTACTTTAAATAGCTAAATGCATATTTGGGTCTTTCAAAAATGATTTAAGGTTTACAATGCTGTAAAAAGCAAAGTCCCACCTAGTTCAAACTACAAGTGGTATAGCAATAGTTTTTCTTTAACGCCCTCACTGCATTACTATAcccaaactttaaaaagaaatctgaacTTAATGGTCATTTTTATACTTAGGTTCCTTTACTAATCAAGCTTTACATTATTATGATACAGAATGTGCTAATTATGTGCACATTTAGGAATTTCAACCGTCCTTAAAAGTTCAAATGATGAAAGATTCCAATatgataaaacattttttctccaCAAATAGGCATATTGCATGTAATTTTAAGCTTTATTGATGGTTCTGGTCATGCTGAAAACTAGCTTTTTACTCTATCAACACTTTTGTAGCCCTACTCTACCTTTCTACAAAATTCCAGCCCCCCACAcctttccaaaattttgtttctCCAGCAAGATGTAGAGCCCTCTTTAAACCTGGGTGGGTTTAACAGACTCCATAACCAGTTAAGAGTACTGAAGGGTTACCTCCCCAGAAGAGGTCATAAGAATGCCACCTTTGCTTAATTCTTGAACAGCCACCATCTGTGAAGCAGTCTAGCCAGAATTCTGGCCACATCCCAGCTTCCTCACCCAGCATCCAGAGTACCATGCACCAAGGGACTTCAGTGATTTCAGTCCCTAACCTTCTTCAAAAGCTGCCCCTGATGAATCAAACTATCCAAGCAGTCAGTGAAATAAACCTTGTCAATGTTTGGGGAGTGGTTTTGGTTATGCAATACTAGGTAACTGCAACTACTGAAAGACTCCCCACATTCCTATAGTCCCACTGagtttacagaccaatatacagCCCAGCGGTTTTTTTGGTTTTctcagtatataggaatgtaactaTGAAGGAACTCGGGAGTATCTTTGTTGACTTATGAGACTCA comes from the Manis pentadactyla isolate mManPen7 chromosome 10, mManPen7.hap1, whole genome shotgun sequence genome and includes:
- the PHLDA1 gene encoding LOW QUALITY PROTEIN: pleckstrin homology-like domain family A member 1 (The sequence of the model RefSeq protein was modified relative to this genomic sequence to represent the inferred CDS: inserted 3 bases in 2 codons); translation: MPRAGSRAQSRRCGSRTRPRGPSSPPGAVSRCSVGRCEGLSSDAQLGRARQSTRAEELDFRAAAPWPARRLSADASGRRGGARAAGAGARRGPGALLCDRLFPCGRREPPFPLGVTRRGGGXPVQKRREGVRPAPFSERSAERGRXRGSGTLQCVGTRPPSYRDPKPPPPRFLHASRLCALRAGGRGEDGARLLLPRARAAAGRMLESGGCRALKEGVLEKRSDGLLQLWKKKCCILTEEGLLLIPPKQLPPQGPQPAPGPAEAPQPGGPAVASLEPPVKLKELHFSNMKTVDCVERKGKYMYFTVVMAEGKEIDFRCPQDQGWNAEITLQMVQYKNRQAILAVKSTRQKQQHLVQPQPPPQPQPLRRPPHPQPPGLRPLRSTSDSA